Genomic DNA from Felis catus isolate Fca126 chromosome E3, F.catus_Fca126_mat1.0, whole genome shotgun sequence:
gctcaggttcgtgagatcgaaccccacattgggctctaagctgaaagcatggaggctgcttggggttctctctgtctccttctctttgcccctcctctgctcactttctgtctctatctctcaaaataaataaactttttaaaaagtttattaaaaccaGCAGATTAataaccttaattccatctgcaaccttaattcctgTTTGCCATGGAATCTGACATATCCACTGGTCTCAGGGATTTGAACATGGGCATCTTTGGGAGCTGTTATTCTACCACCATGCTGCCTAGAAGAAGAAGAGTGCCTCTGAGAAGGAACTGCCATAGAGAGAGGAGAGCCATCAGGAAAGTGAAATATCACAGAATCCAGAGAAAGTTCCTGGGAAGGAGTGCTCAACAGTGACTAATACTGTTGAGAGGTCAAGAATGATAAGAACTCAAAAATATctattggaggggcacctggctggctcagtaggaagagcatgtgactcttaatctcgcagtgcgagttcgagcccccaactttgggtgcagagattactagAAAACATAcccatatatagatatatacagatatatccATTGGATTTAACATCCTGGTGACATCAGCCATCAGTTGTCAAGGGAGTGTTTGGGAGCAGGAGCTAGTTTATGTTGTGCTGGGCTGCAAGGAAGAAGTGAGGAAGTACAGACTGGAAGTGTAAAATCTTCCCAAAAACTTGATTGTGAAGGGAGATTTGTCACTGTTTCTAAAATGGGGAAAGAGAACCGAGTTTCAATGcagatgaaaaggaagaagaggtatAGGAGAAATGGGTCATCAGTAGATGCCATTATTGCGATGGAAAGAGCACAGCTAGCCTACCGAACAAAGGCTTGTAAAAGAGGGACTGTTGGGTTGATCCAGACTCAGGTTTTGCCACAATAAAACAGAGGTTAGGATAATGTCAAGGGTGTGGCGGTGGTGATGGCGCTGGgaatttgaggaagagagagactggtCGGCAGGAGGGAATGGTTGAGCAAGCACTGAGGATTGGAGATTATAGTGCTAATAGTATctgaaataataatttcagggaAAATGCTGGTTCTTGATCGGACCGCAGTATTCGCTGGATTCCCTGATCCGCTGGTCTCTAGGTCCTGGATGTTCCAGTGCTTCGAACAGAGTCTGGCATAGCCTAAGCGCTATACTGTTAGCcacattaatataattttttttttttttaaactcggAGACTCCATTTCCCTTGAGGCGCTGCGGCCGCTCGGACTACTACTCCCATCATGCCTGACAGGCCTTGTGCTCGGTAATTACCCCTAATCCCTAATCTAGTTTTTCAGTCCCAGCATTCCTCCCTGTTTTCCTACCTTGCCAGCACGCCCATCAAGTACTAGGAACAACCAGTGGATCAGGGAGTGCGAGACCGGTCAGGCCAATCGCCCAGTCAGAGGGGCGGGAGAGGGCGTGGCCACatcctgccccgcccctgctccgtGGCTTGTTCCCTCCGGGCTGGCGCCTCGGGAGGTACCGTAAATCATGGGCGCTACCTGGAAGAACCCTGGATGGGTGCGGCTCGCGCTCTGCCTCGCGGGCTTAGTGCTCTCGCTCTACTCACTGCACGTGAAGGCGGCGCGCGCCCGGGACCAGGATTACCGCGCGCTCTGCGACGTGGGCACCGCCATCAGCTGTTCGCGCGTCTTTTCCTCCAGGTGCGAGCGGGAGTAGGAGGCTTGGGGGACTGGGCTGCTTGTCCTAGTGGCCACGTTGCCAAAAGATTCTGGAGCCTGGGATCTGGATCCCTGGGAGCGGACGCATGGGGGCGGGGCTGCTCTAGGGGGCGTTGCCTGGCGAAACTTTGTGTCTGAGTTAGGAgtgtggggcctggggctggggctacAGATAGTGCCGGGCGCTGGGGTTATCATAGGGAGAAGCACGTAGATCCTAATGCCAAGGAATAACGGTACCCGGGCAGGAGGGGGAATGGGATAGTGTATGGGGACTGATGAAGGTCTTGAGGTCTTGGGGATGGCCGTAACAGGATAAGGTGGTTAGGTCTGGCTATGCTTGAGGGCCTGGCTATGCTCGAGGAGGGGAGTATGTAACCAGGGAGCTGGAGATTTAGAGGTCCAGGGCAGTGAGATTCTGCAGTGGATTCCCAGTCTCTGGTAGCATTATAAAGCCAAGTCAACCCTTCTACCTACCTTGCCATCTTAAGAATTACTGAAGGTCTAGGATGAAAAGAGGGGTGTATGGTGGAGCCATGGCCATGCCTGACCTGGCCTggggataggataggataggataggataggataggataggataggataggggCAGTGACGTGGAATCCTGAGCTAGCCAGGAGGCCTTCGAACCTTGGACTCAGG
This window encodes:
- the VKORC1 gene encoding vitamin K epoxide reductase complex subunit 1 isoform X2; the protein is MGATWKNPGWVRLALCLAGLVLSLYSLHVKAARARDQDYRALCDVGTAISCSRVFSSRLPPGPLGIYPAGAEFPGVSCRFCLPGLDPILRTL